In Alkalihalobacillus sp. TS-13, the following are encoded in one genomic region:
- a CDS encoding family 1 encapsulin nanocompartment shell protein, whose product MNKVDVFADSPLSDRDWQQLDSTIMDSIKRQLIGRRFIDIYGPLGQGVQTVTNDVYEEKELGSMGYHGENLQLSEPTKRVNLTIPLLYKDFILYWRDIEQAKTLDIPVDFSAAANAAAQSALLEDDMIFNGAKKFDIEGLMNVKGRLTHIREDWMKSGNAFTDIVEARNKLLKMGHSGPYALVLSPSLYALIHRVHEGTHVLEIEHIRELVTDGIFQSPVIKEDSGALIATGRENLDLAIAEDFDSAFMDTEHMNYLFRVYESSVLRIKRPSAICTLDAPTKK is encoded by the coding sequence ATGAACAAAGTTGACGTATTTGCAGATTCTCCATTAAGTGATCGTGATTGGCAGCAGTTGGATTCCACAATTATGGACAGTATCAAAAGACAACTGATCGGGAGACGTTTTATCGATATTTATGGTCCACTTGGTCAAGGGGTACAAACAGTAACCAACGATGTATATGAAGAGAAAGAACTTGGATCAATGGGCTATCATGGTGAAAACCTCCAGCTATCTGAACCGACAAAACGTGTGAACCTCACCATTCCATTACTGTATAAAGATTTCATCCTCTACTGGCGCGATATTGAACAAGCGAAAACGCTGGATATCCCTGTCGACTTCTCAGCTGCCGCTAATGCTGCTGCCCAGTCCGCCCTTCTAGAAGATGACATGATTTTCAATGGAGCGAAAAAGTTTGATATAGAAGGCTTAATGAATGTAAAAGGTAGGTTGACCCACATTCGTGAGGATTGGATGAAATCAGGCAATGCATTCACGGATATCGTGGAAGCACGAAACAAACTTCTTAAAATGGGGCACAGCGGACCATATGCTTTAGTTCTTTCCCCTTCCCTCTATGCGTTGATTCATCGGGTGCATGAAGGGACGCATGTACTCGAGATTGAACATATCAGGGAGCTTGTAACAGATGGGATTTTCCAATCACCTGTCATAAAAGAAGATTCTGGTGCCTTGATCGCTACCGGCCGTGAAAACCTGGATCTTGCAATTGCTGAAGATTTCGATTCAGCCTTCATGGATACTGAACATATGAACTATCTATTCCGTGTGTATGAAAGCTCAGTTCTTCGGATCAAGCGTCCGTCAGCGATCTGTACACTTGATGCACCAACAAAAAAGTAG
- a CDS encoding IMEF encapsulin system ferritin-like cargo protein yields MMIENGEVRQRGACDVMSEQFQELKNIFSRTEDALNVFMGILEPTIENAKDEHERLYFHHIYEEEEHRQDRLTMLNPKLDHFINNPETSHPSNHEFVRVLQDISLEKFGLHNFLEHLDLALFQFKDTEHESSLQSLRDMTNEDYQTIKTMLNDLNDQFEGIVSTEASIPTDEKEDKAGHLKVDMYSSQTSDRNSDAAPEPEPKPEPEKERRYKKGLTVGSLKGR; encoded by the coding sequence ATGATGATTGAAAATGGAGAAGTCAGACAGAGAGGAGCGTGTGATGTGATGTCAGAACAATTCCAGGAATTGAAAAACATTTTTTCCAGAACTGAGGATGCTTTGAACGTTTTCATGGGTATCCTTGAACCAACAATCGAAAATGCAAAAGACGAGCATGAAAGGCTCTATTTCCATCACATTTATGAAGAAGAAGAACATCGTCAGGATCGATTGACGATGTTGAACCCAAAGCTTGATCATTTCATCAATAATCCTGAGACTTCCCATCCTTCAAATCATGAATTCGTAAGAGTCCTACAGGATATCAGTCTTGAAAAATTCGGCCTTCATAATTTCTTGGAGCATTTAGATCTCGCATTATTTCAGTTTAAAGATACGGAACATGAATCAAGTCTGCAAAGCCTACGGGACATGACCAATGAAGATTACCAAACCATCAAAACGATGTTAAATGACTTGAATGACCAGTTTGAAGGGATCGTAAGTACAGAAGCATCGATTCCAACAGATGAAAAAGAAGACAAAGCTGGCCATCTGAAAGTGGATATGTACTCATCTCAAACTTCAGATCGAAATTCAGACGCTGCACCAGAACCTGAACCCAAACCTGAGCCGGAAAAAGAAAGACGCTACAAAAAAGGACTAACAGTCGGAAGCCTTAAAGGGAGGTAA
- a CDS encoding methylmalonyl-CoA mutase, with product MEHEKGFEQAYKEWQEMTKKLMNRFPERKEAFKTSSSIDIERLYLPVQLNSSYMEKLGLPGQYPFTRGIQPTMYRARHWTMRQYAGFGSAEETNKRFRYLLDQGQTGLSVAFDLPTQIGYDSDHAMSRGEVGKVGVAIDSLEDMEALLNDIPLDKVSTSMTINAPAAVLLAMYIVVAEKQGISPEKISGTIQNDILKEYIARGTYIFPPKPSMRLITDIFAYCAENVPRWNTISISGYHIREAGATAAQELAFTIANGKAYVEAALEAGLDIDQFAPRLAFFFNAHNEFFEEIAKFRAARRMWAKIMKETYQAKNPKSWQLRFHTQTGGSTLTAQQPDNNVVRVTVQALSAILGGTQSLHTNSRDEALALPTEESARIALRTQQILANESGVADTVDPLAGSYYVESLTDELENEANLYLEKINELGGAVSAVEQGYMQREIHHTAYETQKAIEKGDQIVVGMNAYQLDDEPKPELHRLNPELSANQVSKLGEVRSKRDQQRASAQLEKLRKAAQDSENLMPHIVECVRSYCTIGEICGVLREEFGEFTGI from the coding sequence ATGGAACATGAAAAAGGGTTCGAGCAAGCATATAAAGAGTGGCAAGAAATGACAAAAAAGTTGATGAATCGATTTCCAGAACGTAAGGAAGCGTTCAAGACATCATCTAGTATCGATATTGAAAGACTATACCTTCCAGTACAATTAAATTCATCATATATGGAGAAACTCGGTCTGCCGGGTCAATATCCTTTTACAAGAGGGATCCAGCCGACGATGTACCGTGCGAGACATTGGACGATGCGTCAGTATGCAGGTTTCGGGTCTGCTGAAGAGACGAACAAGCGGTTCCGTTACCTTCTGGATCAAGGACAAACTGGATTATCCGTAGCATTCGATCTTCCTACTCAGATCGGGTACGATTCAGATCACGCCATGTCAAGAGGAGAGGTAGGAAAAGTCGGGGTCGCTATCGACTCTCTAGAGGATATGGAAGCATTATTGAACGATATTCCGTTGGATAAAGTAAGTACTTCAATGACAATCAACGCCCCGGCAGCTGTCCTATTGGCGATGTACATCGTGGTAGCTGAAAAACAAGGGATATCTCCGGAAAAGATATCTGGAACAATCCAAAACGATATTTTAAAAGAGTACATTGCGAGAGGGACGTATATCTTTCCACCGAAGCCTTCAATGCGCTTGATCACAGATATCTTCGCCTACTGTGCTGAAAATGTACCTCGATGGAACACAATCAGCATATCGGGTTACCACATACGTGAGGCTGGTGCCACAGCAGCGCAGGAATTAGCTTTCACGATTGCGAATGGAAAAGCATATGTTGAAGCGGCTCTAGAAGCTGGTCTTGATATCGATCAGTTTGCACCTCGTCTGGCATTCTTCTTTAATGCGCATAATGAGTTTTTTGAAGAAATTGCTAAATTCAGGGCGGCACGTAGAATGTGGGCAAAAATCATGAAAGAAACATATCAAGCAAAGAATCCGAAAAGCTGGCAGCTTCGGTTCCATACTCAAACTGGCGGTTCAACCTTGACCGCCCAGCAGCCAGACAACAATGTCGTACGTGTAACAGTCCAGGCACTTTCCGCAATATTGGGTGGAACGCAAAGCTTGCATACGAATTCCCGCGACGAGGCTCTCGCTCTTCCGACAGAAGAATCTGCTAGAATTGCTTTACGGACCCAGCAGATCCTTGCCAATGAAAGTGGTGTAGCGGACACCGTAGATCCACTTGCTGGTTCTTATTATGTAGAATCACTGACAGATGAACTTGAAAACGAAGCGAATCTTTATCTGGAAAAAATCAATGAACTCGGCGGAGCAGTTTCTGCTGTTGAACAGGGGTACATGCAGCGTGAAATTCATCACACCGCATATGAAACACAAAAAGCAATTGAAAAAGGCGATCAGATTGTCGTTGGCATGAATGCATATCAATTGGATGATGAGCCGAAACCTGAATTGCATCGATTGAATCCGGAATTGAGCGCGAACCAGGTAAGCAAGCTAGGCGAAGTACGAAGCAAAAGAGACCAGCAACGAGCGAGCGCTCAGTTAGAAAAATTGCGTAAAGCAGCCCAAGATTCAGAAAACCTCATGCCTCATATAGTGGAATGTGTCCGTTCCTATTGTACAATTGGAGAAATATGTGGCGTGCTGCGTGAAGAATTCGGTGAATTTACAGGTATATAA
- a CDS encoding 2Fe-2S iron-sulfur cluster-binding protein, with product MKKPLTIGSLKSQSASAAGSENDVPPNAGKTTANVAEPHENHQVNTIYIIQNGTAYSVRLDKYMTLLDSALQQGNKIDFKCKKGTCGRCKVQLLKGMSILTEPNDQEEEKLDNLIDQGFRLACQSRLK from the coding sequence ATGAAAAAGCCTTTGACCATTGGTTCCTTAAAATCACAATCCGCTTCTGCGGCAGGAAGTGAAAATGATGTTCCCCCAAATGCAGGAAAGACTACGGCCAATGTGGCAGAACCTCACGAAAACCATCAGGTAAATACTATATATATAATCCAAAATGGAACAGCATATTCAGTTCGTCTCGATAAATACATGACGTTATTGGACTCTGCACTGCAGCAAGGAAATAAGATTGATTTTAAATGTAAAAAAGGGACTTGTGGCAGATGCAAAGTCCAACTGTTGAAAGGTATGTCCATACTGACCGAGCCTAATGATCAGGAAGAAGAAAAACTTGATAATTTAATCGATCAAGGATTCAGGCTTGCATGCCAGTCCCGCCTGAAATAA
- the prli42 gene encoding stressosome-associated protein Prli42, with protein sequence MRNKWMKIMIYLMIIAMCISLLANVAFMF encoded by the coding sequence ATGCGTAATAAATGGATGAAAATCATGATTTATCTGATGATCATCGCCATGTGCATTTCACTTCTTGCAAATGTTGCATTCATGTTTTAA
- the mce gene encoding methylmalonyl-CoA epimerase translates to MKKKIRVLIAKPGLDGHDRGALIISQALRDYGMEVIYTGLRQTPEQIVASAIQEDVDAIGLSCLSGAHNELFPEIVKGLKAQGADDIIVIGGGVIPWEDIPFLEDQGIQKIFTPGTPSLETAKYIEKVVCQRDGISMETPVDIVQKIDHIGIAVESLDESLPFYLDILQLKLEGIEEVASEAVKVAFVNAGNVKLELLEPTSESSPIRSFLEKRGSGIHHVALGVVNIKDRIEEIKQKGIQMIHDTPKPGAGGASIAFMHPKSTNGVLYELCEKPSKERL, encoded by the coding sequence ATGAAAAAGAAAATACGTGTTTTGATTGCAAAACCTGGTCTTGATGGCCACGATCGCGGGGCATTGATCATATCTCAAGCGCTGCGTGACTATGGGATGGAGGTCATTTATACCGGCTTAAGACAGACTCCTGAACAAATCGTCGCCTCAGCGATACAAGAGGATGTAGATGCGATCGGCTTGTCCTGTCTATCCGGTGCACACAATGAGCTTTTTCCTGAGATTGTGAAGGGTTTGAAAGCCCAAGGAGCTGATGACATCATCGTCATCGGTGGAGGGGTGATTCCGTGGGAAGACATTCCGTTTCTAGAGGATCAAGGCATACAGAAAATCTTTACGCCTGGAACCCCGTCACTCGAAACCGCAAAATATATTGAAAAAGTTGTATGCCAGCGTGATGGGATTTCAATGGAAACCCCAGTGGATATCGTTCAGAAAATCGATCATATTGGTATTGCAGTAGAATCTCTGGATGAATCATTGCCATTTTATTTAGATATTCTACAGCTAAAATTAGAAGGCATTGAAGAAGTGGCTTCAGAAGCTGTGAAGGTAGCGTTTGTAAATGCTGGAAACGTCAAGCTCGAGCTGTTGGAACCGACTTCCGAATCAAGCCCGATCCGATCGTTTTTAGAAAAGCGTGGATCAGGAATACATCACGTTGCATTAGGGGTAGTGAACATAAAAGACCGCATCGAGGAAATTAAACAGAAGGGGATCCAGATGATTCATGATACACCTAAGCCGGGAGCGGGAGGCGCTTCAATTGCTTTTATGCATCCAAAATCAACAAATGGTGTACTTTATGAATTATGCGAGAAACCATCGAAGGAGCGTTTGTAG